In Camelus dromedarius isolate mCamDro1 chromosome Y, mCamDro1.pat, whole genome shotgun sequence, a single genomic region encodes these proteins:
- the LOC135320447 gene encoding testis-specific Y-encoded protein 1-like isoform X4, which produces MAGLRTEQALAGGRCEEASSLRVEAVRQGASAAAEAAAAAAAAAVAAASSEAEVVGMGEALVLLADDIMEAVVEVVAEEQEEQESQEEEEEEEEEEEEVEEVVEEVVEEVVQAKEREEKPRKQGRAEPGRGPPTSLSPLEALGALQLELSAVNAQANRAYLRLKRRVRRRREPRLDRRRAIIQDIPGFWAKAIVSHPQLSALISDQDEDVLSYMITLEAQELGRPEYRCRLMFFFRSNPYFCNQVILKEYHLSFAGYRAYSSTPVQWFWDYERGAPSRRQDAVSLNFLNWLSGHDCPGSDRIAEIIVEDLWPNPLRYYPREQGAGREPAVKATEQESSAE; this is translated from the exons ATGGCAGGGCTGCGGACAGAGCAGGCACTAGCGGGTGGCAGGTGCGAGGAGGCCAGCAGCCTCAGGGTGGAGGCCGTGCGGCAGGGAGCGTCGGcggcggctgaggcggcggcggcggcggcggcggcggcagtggcAGCTGCATCGTCGGAGGCGGAGGTTGTGGGCATGGGGGAGGCCTTGGTGCTGCTGGCGGACGACATCATGGAGgctgtggtggaggtggtggcggaggagcaggaggagcaggagtcgcaggaggaggaggaggaggaggaggaggaggaggaggaggtggaggaggtggtggaggaggtggtggaggaggtggtgcaGGCCAAGGAGCGGGAAGAGAAGCCCCGGAAGCAGGGGCGCGCAGAGCCAGGGCGCGGACCCCCGACCTCCCTGAGCCCGCTGGAGGCCCTGGGGGCCCTTCAGTTAGAGCTGAGCGCTGTGAACGCCCAAGCCAACAGGGCCTACTTGCGGCTCAAGCGCAGGGTCCGTCGGAGGCGGGAGCCTCGTTTGGATCGAAGAAGAGCCATCATCCAGGACATCCCCGGCTTCTGGGCCAAAGCT ATTGTGAGTCACCCCCAGCTGTCGGCCTTGATCAGTGACCAAGACGAAGACGTGCTGAGCTACATGATCACCTTGGAG GCGCAGGAACTGGGCCGCCCCGAGTACCGCTGCAGGTTGATGTTCTTCTTCCGGAGCAACCCCTACTTCTGCAACCAAGTGATCCTTAAGGAGTATCACCTTAGCTTCGCAG GCTACAGGGCGTATAGTTCCACTCCAGTGCAGTGGTTCTGGGATTACGAACGGGGAGCCCCCAGCCGCAGGCAGGACGCCGTCAGCCTTAACTTCCTCAACTGGTTGTCAGGCCACGACTGCCCCGGGTCTGACAGGATTGCTGAG ATCATCGTCGAGGACCTGTGGCCCAACCCCCTGCGCTACTACCCGAGGGAGCAAGGCGCCGGGAGAG AGCCAGCGGTGAAGGCGACGGAGCAGGAGAGTTCGGCCGAGTAG
- the LOC135320447 gene encoding testis-specific Y-encoded protein 1-like isoform X1: protein MAGLRTEQALAGGRCEEASSLRVEAVRQGASAAAEAAAAAAAAAVAAASSEAEVVGMGEALVLLADDIMEAVVEVVAEEQEEQESQEEEEEEEEEEEEVEEVVEEVVEEVVQAKEREEKPRKQGRAEPGRGPPTSLSPLEALGALQLELSAVNAQANRAYLRLKRRVRRRREPRLDRRRAIIQDIPGFWAKAIVSHPQLSALISDQDEDVLSYMITLEAQELGRPEYRCRLMFFFRSNPYFCNQVILKEYHLSFAGRRAVPGWGKAAGRGGVCPGGLGCWASGIPPLSVCPALPLGYRAYSSTPVQWFWDYERGAPSRRQDAVSLNFLNWLSGHDCPGSDRIAEVGVPRGLVGNGDVGGGQQLGEGAWALSRPARSLRQIIVEDLWPNPLRYYPREQGAGREPAVKATEQESSAE, encoded by the exons ATGGCAGGGCTGCGGACAGAGCAGGCACTAGCGGGTGGCAGGTGCGAGGAGGCCAGCAGCCTCAGGGTGGAGGCCGTGCGGCAGGGAGCGTCGGcggcggctgaggcggcggcggcggcggcggcggcggcagtggcAGCTGCATCGTCGGAGGCGGAGGTTGTGGGCATGGGGGAGGCCTTGGTGCTGCTGGCGGACGACATCATGGAGgctgtggtggaggtggtggcggaggagcaggaggagcaggagtcgcaggaggaggaggaggaggaggaggaggaggaggaggaggtggaggaggtggtggaggaggtggtggaggaggtggtgcaGGCCAAGGAGCGGGAAGAGAAGCCCCGGAAGCAGGGGCGCGCAGAGCCAGGGCGCGGACCCCCGACCTCCCTGAGCCCGCTGGAGGCCCTGGGGGCCCTTCAGTTAGAGCTGAGCGCTGTGAACGCCCAAGCCAACAGGGCCTACTTGCGGCTCAAGCGCAGGGTCCGTCGGAGGCGGGAGCCTCGTTTGGATCGAAGAAGAGCCATCATCCAGGACATCCCCGGCTTCTGGGCCAAAGCT ATTGTGAGTCACCCCCAGCTGTCGGCCTTGATCAGTGACCAAGACGAAGACGTGCTGAGCTACATGATCACCTTGGAG GCGCAGGAACTGGGCCGCCCCGAGTACCGCTGCAGGTTGATGTTCTTCTTCCGGAGCAACCCCTACTTCTGCAACCAAGTGATCCTTAAGGAGTATCACCTTAGCTTCGCAGGTAGGCGGGCTGTCCCGGGATGGGGGaaggcggcggggcggggcggtgtGTGCCCGGGAGGCCTTGGATGCTGGGCCAGCGGGATCCCTCCCCTCAGCGTATGCCCCGCTCTTCCTCTAGGCTACAGGGCGTATAGTTCCACTCCAGTGCAGTGGTTCTGGGATTACGAACGGGGAGCCCCCAGCCGCAGGCAGGACGCCGTCAGCCTTAACTTCCTCAACTGGTTGTCAGGCCACGACTGCCCCGGGTCTGACAGGATTGCTGAGGTGGGGGTCCCCCGGGGCCTGGTCGGAAATGGCGACGTCGGCGGTGGCCAGCAGCTCGGGGAAGGGGCGTGGGCCCTGTCCCGACCTGCCCGTTCCCTCCGCCAGATCATCGTCGAGGACCTGTGGCCCAACCCCCTGCGCTACTACCCGAGGGAGCAAGGCGCCGGGAGAG AGCCAGCGGTGAAGGCGACGGAGCAGGAGAGTTCGGCCGAGTAG
- the LOC135320447 gene encoding testis-specific Y-encoded protein 1-like isoform X3, which yields MAGLRTEQALAGGRCEEASSLRVEAVRQGASAAAEAAAAAAAAAVAAASSEAEVVGMGEALVLLADDIMEAVVEVVAEEQEEQESQEEEEEEEEEEEEVEEVVEEVVEEVVQAKEREEKPRKQGRAEPGRGPPTSLSPLEALGALQLELSAVNAQANRAYLRLKRRVRRRREPRLDRRRAIIQDIPGFWAKAIVSHPQLSALISDQDEDVLSYMITLEAQELGRPEYRCRLMFFFRSNPYFCNQVILKEYHLSFAGYRAYSSTPVQWFWDYERGAPSRRQDAVSLNFLNWLSGHDCPGSDRIAEVGVPRGLVGNGDVGGGQQLGEGAWALSRPARSLRQIIVEDLWPNPLRYYPREQGAGREPAVKATEQESSAE from the exons ATGGCAGGGCTGCGGACAGAGCAGGCACTAGCGGGTGGCAGGTGCGAGGAGGCCAGCAGCCTCAGGGTGGAGGCCGTGCGGCAGGGAGCGTCGGcggcggctgaggcggcggcggcggcggcggcggcggcagtggcAGCTGCATCGTCGGAGGCGGAGGTTGTGGGCATGGGGGAGGCCTTGGTGCTGCTGGCGGACGACATCATGGAGgctgtggtggaggtggtggcggaggagcaggaggagcaggagtcgcaggaggaggaggaggaggaggaggaggaggaggaggaggtggaggaggtggtggaggaggtggtggaggaggtggtgcaGGCCAAGGAGCGGGAAGAGAAGCCCCGGAAGCAGGGGCGCGCAGAGCCAGGGCGCGGACCCCCGACCTCCCTGAGCCCGCTGGAGGCCCTGGGGGCCCTTCAGTTAGAGCTGAGCGCTGTGAACGCCCAAGCCAACAGGGCCTACTTGCGGCTCAAGCGCAGGGTCCGTCGGAGGCGGGAGCCTCGTTTGGATCGAAGAAGAGCCATCATCCAGGACATCCCCGGCTTCTGGGCCAAAGCT ATTGTGAGTCACCCCCAGCTGTCGGCCTTGATCAGTGACCAAGACGAAGACGTGCTGAGCTACATGATCACCTTGGAG GCGCAGGAACTGGGCCGCCCCGAGTACCGCTGCAGGTTGATGTTCTTCTTCCGGAGCAACCCCTACTTCTGCAACCAAGTGATCCTTAAGGAGTATCACCTTAGCTTCGCAG GCTACAGGGCGTATAGTTCCACTCCAGTGCAGTGGTTCTGGGATTACGAACGGGGAGCCCCCAGCCGCAGGCAGGACGCCGTCAGCCTTAACTTCCTCAACTGGTTGTCAGGCCACGACTGCCCCGGGTCTGACAGGATTGCTGAGGTGGGGGTCCCCCGGGGCCTGGTCGGAAATGGCGACGTCGGCGGTGGCCAGCAGCTCGGGGAAGGGGCGTGGGCCCTGTCCCGACCTGCCCGTTCCCTCCGCCAGATCATCGTCGAGGACCTGTGGCCCAACCCCCTGCGCTACTACCCGAGGGAGCAAGGCGCCGGGAGAG AGCCAGCGGTGAAGGCGACGGAGCAGGAGAGTTCGGCCGAGTAG
- the LOC135320449 gene encoding testis-specific Y-encoded protein 1-like translates to MAGLRTEQALAGGRCEEASSLRVEAVRQGASAAAEAAAAAAAAAVAAASSEAEVVGMGEALVLLADDIMEAVVEVVAEEQEEQEEEEEEEEEEEEEEEEEEEEEEEEEEEEEVEEVVEEVVEEVVQAKEREEKPRKQGRAEPGRGPPTSLSPLEALGALQLELSAVNAQANRAYLRLKRRVRRRREPRLDRRRAIIQDIPGFWAKAIVSHPQLSALISDQDEDVLSYMITLEAQELGRPEYRCRLMFFFRSNPYFCNQVILKEYHLSFAGYRAYSSTPVQWFWDYERGAPSRRQDAVSLNFLNWLSGHDCPGSDRIAEIIVEDLWPNPLRYYPREQGAGREPAVKATEQESSAE, encoded by the exons ATGGCAGGGCTGCGGACAGAGCAGGCACTAGCGGGTGGCAGGTGCGAGGAGGCCAGCAGCCTCAGGGTGGAGGCCGTGCGGCAGGGAGCGTCGGcggcggctgaggcggcggcggcggcggcggcggcggcagtggcAGCTGCATCGTCGGAGGCGGAGGTTGTGGGCATGGGGGAGGCCTTGGTGCTGCTGGCGGACGACATCATGGAGgctgtggtggaggtggtggcggaggagcaggaggagcaggaggaggaggaggaggaggaggaggaggaggaggaggaggaggaggaggaggaggaggaggaggaggaggaggaggaggaggaggaggtggaggaggtggtggaggaggtggtggaggaggtggtgcaGGCCAAGGAGCGGGAAGAGAAGCCCCGGAAGCAGGGGCGCGCAGAGCCAGGGCGCGGACCCCCGACCTCCCTGAGCCCGCTGGAGGCCCTGGGGGCCCTTCAGTTAGAGCTGAGCGCTGTGAACGCCCAAGCCAACAGGGCCTACTTGCGGCTCAAGCGCAGGGTCCGTCGGAGGCGGGAGCCTCGTTTGGATCGAAGAAGAGCCATCATCCAGGACATCCCCGGCTTCTGGGCCAAAGCT ATTGTGAGTCACCCCCAGCTGTCGGCCTTGATCAGTGACCAAGACGAAGACGTGCTGAGCTACATGATCACCTTGGAG GCGCAGGAACTGGGCCGCCCCGAGTACCGCTGCAGGTTGATGTTCTTCTTCCGGAGCAACCCCTACTTCTGCAACCAAGTGATCCTTAAGGAGTATCACCTTAGCTTCGCAG GCTACAGGGCGTATAGTTCCACTCCAGTGCAGTGGTTCTGGGATTACGAACGGGGAGCCCCCAGCCGCAGGCAGGACGCCGTCAGCCTTAACTTCCTCAACTGGTTGTCAGGCCACGACTGCCCCGGGTCTGACAGGATTGCTGAG ATCATCGTCGAGGACCTGTGGCCCAACCCCCTGCGCTACTACCCGAGGGAGCAAGGCGCCGGGAGAG AGCCAGCGGTGAAGGCGACGGAGCAGGAGAGTTCGGCCGAGTAG
- the LOC135320447 gene encoding testis-specific Y-encoded protein 1-like isoform X2 has protein sequence MAGLRTEQALAGGRCEEASSLRVEAVRQGASAAAEAAAAAAAAAVAAASSEAEVVGMGEALVLLADDIMEAVVEVVAEEQEEQESQEEEEEEEEEEEEVEEVVEEVVEEVVQAKEREEKPRKQGRAEPGRGPPTSLSPLEALGALQLELSAVNAQANRAYLRLKRRVRRRREPRLDRRRAIIQDIPGFWAKAIVSHPQLSALISDQDEDVLSYMITLEAQELGRPEYRCRLMFFFRSNPYFCNQVILKEYHLSFAGRRAVPGWGKAAGRGGVCPGGLGCWASGIPPLSVCPALPLGYRAYSSTPVQWFWDYERGAPSRRQDAVSLNFLNWLSGHDCPGSDRIAEIIVEDLWPNPLRYYPREQGAGREPAVKATEQESSAE, from the exons ATGGCAGGGCTGCGGACAGAGCAGGCACTAGCGGGTGGCAGGTGCGAGGAGGCCAGCAGCCTCAGGGTGGAGGCCGTGCGGCAGGGAGCGTCGGcggcggctgaggcggcggcggcggcggcggcggcggcagtggcAGCTGCATCGTCGGAGGCGGAGGTTGTGGGCATGGGGGAGGCCTTGGTGCTGCTGGCGGACGACATCATGGAGgctgtggtggaggtggtggcggaggagcaggaggagcaggagtcgcaggaggaggaggaggaggaggaggaggaggaggaggaggtggaggaggtggtggaggaggtggtggaggaggtggtgcaGGCCAAGGAGCGGGAAGAGAAGCCCCGGAAGCAGGGGCGCGCAGAGCCAGGGCGCGGACCCCCGACCTCCCTGAGCCCGCTGGAGGCCCTGGGGGCCCTTCAGTTAGAGCTGAGCGCTGTGAACGCCCAAGCCAACAGGGCCTACTTGCGGCTCAAGCGCAGGGTCCGTCGGAGGCGGGAGCCTCGTTTGGATCGAAGAAGAGCCATCATCCAGGACATCCCCGGCTTCTGGGCCAAAGCT ATTGTGAGTCACCCCCAGCTGTCGGCCTTGATCAGTGACCAAGACGAAGACGTGCTGAGCTACATGATCACCTTGGAG GCGCAGGAACTGGGCCGCCCCGAGTACCGCTGCAGGTTGATGTTCTTCTTCCGGAGCAACCCCTACTTCTGCAACCAAGTGATCCTTAAGGAGTATCACCTTAGCTTCGCAGGTAGGCGGGCTGTCCCGGGATGGGGGaaggcggcggggcggggcggtgtGTGCCCGGGAGGCCTTGGATGCTGGGCCAGCGGGATCCCTCCCCTCAGCGTATGCCCCGCTCTTCCTCTAGGCTACAGGGCGTATAGTTCCACTCCAGTGCAGTGGTTCTGGGATTACGAACGGGGAGCCCCCAGCCGCAGGCAGGACGCCGTCAGCCTTAACTTCCTCAACTGGTTGTCAGGCCACGACTGCCCCGGGTCTGACAGGATTGCTGAG ATCATCGTCGAGGACCTGTGGCCCAACCCCCTGCGCTACTACCCGAGGGAGCAAGGCGCCGGGAGAG AGCCAGCGGTGAAGGCGACGGAGCAGGAGAGTTCGGCCGAGTAG